The Haloarcula sp. CBA1127 genomic interval TGTGCCTCGCTTTGTGTGAGATTCCCCGCTTGAATTTCGGATTGGATCTCCTGCTGTCGTTCCCGCAACTGCGTCTGGTCCGGTTCAACCACGACTGTCACCGTTGCAGGCTCCCCGTCCGCGCTCTGGCTTTGCGACCCTGTTCCCGTGTTCGTCCCGTCGCTGTCGCCTCCCTGAAGGGCGTTACAGCCAGCGAGCGACACTGTCGCGCTTGCTCCGGCAAGTTCCATGAATCGGCGGCGTGTGGACTCGAATTCCATTACCCACTAGCGCGGGTCTCGCGGTGTAATCCTTCTGGTAGCCGATCGCGGCTCCCTCCAGTCCCTGCGGTCGCTCTCTCGAACACTGTGGCTTCGAGAGACGAAAGACAGTGGTGCCTGTGGTCCAATACTGAACTAATAGCGCGTATGGCGGGAATAGAGTCGGAAGCGACGCTGGACGCACCACGGCAAGACGCGATTCCGACGCTTGCCGACGACGAAGCCGGGACGGTCGTCTGGCATCGTGAACACCTTCGGATTCGTGACCAGGCTGCGGTAGCGAGGGCTGCAACGGCCGAGTATGTGCTCCCGCTGTTCGTGTTCGACCCGGCGTTCTACGGCGCGGACGGCCTCGCCTGTGACAGTCGCATCCGGTTCCTGCACGACTGTCTGGTCGACCTTTCAGACCAGTACCACACCGCCACTGGTTGCGGGCTCACCTACGCACATGGGGACCCGGTGGACGTGCTGGGGCGGTTCCGCGAGGCCGGTTGGGATATCGTGACGATGGCCGTTCCCACCGGACGCTACGGCCAGGAACGGGACCGGCGCGTGCAAGAACAGTGCGATGTTACTTTCGTTGACGGTGACGGGCTGGTTCGCGACCGGACAGAGACTCGCGAGGGGTGGCAGGACGACGTGTCGGCGTGGTTCTCCGCCGACCAGTACGACTGGAACCCGAGCACTGTCACCTCACGGAGCTTCGACAGCGGTATCGACATCGGCGCGATCGAGGACCACTACGATGTCACGCCGTCGAAATCCGACGTTCCTCGCGGCGGGACCGGGCCAGCACGCGAACGGCTGTCAGCGTTCGCCGAGCGGATCGACGACTACCCGGGGAACATCTCTGCGCCGACGGACGCACGAGACGGGACCAGCGGGCTCTCGCCGTATCTCGCCTTTGGGTGTCTCTCTGTTCGGCAGGTCATCCAGTACATCGACGAGCACGCACCTGACGGCCGCGGGAAAGAGATGTTCGTCTCGCGGTTGTTCTGGAACAAACACTACGAGCAGAAACTCGAAGACTGGCCCGGCTGGCTCGATACGGCAGTGAACCCGGTGTTCGAGGGGTTCAACGCGGAGCAGTACGATCCGGATCTGGTGGATGCCTGGAAGCACGGACGGACTGGGTTTCCAATGGTCGACGCGTCGATGCGGTGTCTCAAACAGACGGGCTGGCTCAACTTCCGGATGCGGGCGATGTGTGCGTCGGTCTACTATCACCTCCTCCAGCAGCCCTGGCGGATCGGCGCGGACTGGTTCTATCACCACCTCATCGACGCCTCGGCGGCGATCAACTACACGCAGTGGCAGTCCCAGTGCGGACTGATTGGCAAGCCGGCCCTTCGGCTGTATAACCCTCGCAAGCAGGTCCGCGATCAGGACCCGGACGGCGAGTTCATCCGCCGGTGGGTACCCGAACTCGATTCGCTCCCCGACGAGTACCTCGACCGGCCCGAGCAGACGCCGGTCCACGTGCAGGCGTCCTGTGGCGTCGACATTGGTGAGGATTATCCGCACCCGGTCGTCGACTACGACGCGGCCAGACAGGCGTTCCGCAGGCGGTACGAGGAAGTCCGTGCCGACGCGGCCGATGCCCTGCACGACCCAACGATTGCACGTCGCGCCTCGTTTTCCGGCGGCCGCGAGGCCGCTACACGTATCGCCGCCGAACACGGGACGGATGCGTCGAACGGCATGGAAGACGGCGGGACCCAGACCAGTCTCGGCTCGTTCGGTGGCGAGTAGCCCCACCATTCGGGCAATGTTGCCAAACGCCAAAGA includes:
- a CDS encoding cryptochrome/deoxyribodipyrimidine photo-lyase family protein, with translation MAGIESEATLDAPRQDAIPTLADDEAGTVVWHREHLRIRDQAAVARAATAEYVLPLFVFDPAFYGADGLACDSRIRFLHDCLVDLSDQYHTATGCGLTYAHGDPVDVLGRFREAGWDIVTMAVPTGRYGQERDRRVQEQCDVTFVDGDGLVRDRTETREGWQDDVSAWFSADQYDWNPSTVTSRSFDSGIDIGAIEDHYDVTPSKSDVPRGGTGPARERLSAFAERIDDYPGNISAPTDARDGTSGLSPYLAFGCLSVRQVIQYIDEHAPDGRGKEMFVSRLFWNKHYEQKLEDWPGWLDTAVNPVFEGFNAEQYDPDLVDAWKHGRTGFPMVDASMRCLKQTGWLNFRMRAMCASVYYHLLQQPWRIGADWFYHHLIDASAAINYTQWQSQCGLIGKPALRLYNPRKQVRDQDPDGEFIRRWVPELDSLPDEYLDRPEQTPVHVQASCGVDIGEDYPHPVVDYDAARQAFRRRYEEVRADAADALHDPTIARRASFSGGREAATRIAAEHGTDASNGMEDGGTQTSLGSFGGE